The following nucleotide sequence is from Pangasianodon hypophthalmus isolate fPanHyp1 chromosome 8, fPanHyp1.pri, whole genome shotgun sequence.
TCGGAGCTGCGAAAAACCTTAAAACCTCTGATGGAGAAGCGCAGACGAGCGCGCATTAATGACTGCCTCAGCCAGCTGAAAAACCTCATCCTTCCTCTGATGGGAAAAGATGTAAGTAGAAGTTCAGTTCCATTTACAGATGCATCCAGATCTGTTTAGAAATCTAAGGAGTTTGGTGCCTTCTGCAGGTTGAACtcatgtttcttttgttttgtgtttcagaacTGTCGCTACTCGAAGCTCGAGAAAGCAGACATCCTGGAAATGACGGTCAAATTCCTCACTGATGTCCCTCAGACTCCGATAAATGGTGCgcgctctttttcttttcttgcctattttctattttttgaaTCTAATATCTCAGACGCAAAGAAAACTAAAGTGCATGCCTTCTTTATTTTGGTCCCCAGATGCTGCAGACAGTTACAGAGAGGGCTATGAAGCGTGCCTGCAGCGGGTCTCCGCGCTCCTCCCGCGCACGAGCCTCGACCGTGAAACCTGCGCGCGCGTGCACGACTTCATCCAGCAGTCGCTGCGCTCGAGCTCGCCGGCCTGCCGCACGTGCAGCGCTCGCACCTCCAGCGCGCTCTCACCGATCCAGCACGAGCGGCTTCTGAGCCGGAAATGGATCGACATCACTCGGAGAGAAAAGCGCGCGAGCGTCACTGCGGAGAGAGCTCAGGATGCGCCACAGGTCGCCGCTCAGCCCGTGTGGAGACCGTGGTAGCTGCAGAGAAGCGGCACGCGCTTCATGctacttgttaaataatgtacataaaCAGCCTAGAGATGAGTTGTAAATACTTGCAGCTATGTATAGCGTGCTGACTTGAGGTACTAAGTCAAGTCGATTTTTACTTAAGTATTGTATACTTGTTCGCTTTGTCAAAATTCGCTCGTTTGTATCTATCGGTTCGTTTTCTTAGAGATCCTGCGCGGAAGCTGTAAATAACGCGCGCGTGCGGTTTGGGGTTGAGGGTGAGGGCTTGTAGAAAACGCCTATGTAAGACCCTGGGGGTTGTCCAGTGTAAGACATGTGCTCTTCCACTTCAGTATTCTGAGTTTGTGCAGATTATTTCACTCGTAAGCACATTATGTTGTGTTTTAAAGTCTCATTTCTGAGAGATGTGCTGTTTATTCTCtttgtttactttgtttatttctttgtttacaGTCTCATTTTTAGAGacgtgttatttattatttttgtttacttgtAAACACGTTTGATGTGTTATACAGTCTCATTTCTGAGacgtgttatttattattttctttgtttacttGTAAACACGTTTGATGTGTTATAGTCTCATTTCTGAGAGacgtgttatttattattttctttgtttacttGTAAACACGTTTGATGTGTTATAGTCTCATTTTTGAGAGAcgtgtaatttatttattgtttacttgTAAACACGTTTGATGTGTTATTCAGTCTCATTTTTGAGAGacgtgttatttatttatttattgtttacttgTAAACACGTTTGATGTGTTATACAGTCTCATTTTTAGAGacgtgttatttatttattgtttacttgTAAACACGTTTGATGTGTTATACAGTCTCATTTTTAGAGacgtgttatttatttattgtttacttgTAAACACGTTTGATGTGTTATTCAGTCTCATTTTTGAGAGacgtgttatttatttatttattgtttacttgTAAACACGTTTGGTGTGTTATACAGTCTCATTTTTAGAGacgtgttatttatttatttatttattgtttacttgTAAACACGTTTGATGTGTTAGACGGTCTCATTTTTGAAGAGATgtagtatttattttgtttgtttatgtaattattctgtacttttaaataaaagaaatgggCTAACCAAATGTTTTGCCTCTGTTTATTCGACTTAAGTACAATGAGGTGTTTTTAAGTCACAGatttaacacagaaatgaaGGACTGGATAAGTGTCATACTCCAGACCGGAAATACACTAGGATAATGAAGGTGGGCCTATAATATGGTTCACCTGGGTGTCCAGTGACTCAGCCATTACTACTGTAAAGTAGCACAAGATCTGAAGCCATTTCTCCTACACATTAAAAGACGTGTACTGAAGAAGGTATTACTTCCTACCATGTCTTTCCGCAAAGAGCAAAGTGTATTAGGGTCATTTTTACTCATCATTTGGATTATAACCTATTGCATTACATTATGATTTCATAAGTGCACTTTAACTGTGACTCAGCTCAAAACGCAAAATGCAAAGTGCAATCATACAAAGCCCCCACAAAACACCACGTGGGTTTGATTATCGGTGCGATGGTCTCTGCTGCCACCTTGTGGTGAAATTTATTTACGCACATTTGATTCAGATGACTTCTGCTTTTATCacaacaggaaaataaataataaatatcctaattaaaaagaaagtaaaaagcaCTCAGTACACAGGACAAATATAGCCATGAAGTTCATGCAAAATTACTCATAGTTTGTTTAAaagtgttcataaaataaacagccTCCTGTTATTCAGTCAGTAGTTTCATACACATAGGGCAAGGCTATCTATCTCATACTGCCAGAGACTCTCTTTTCCACACAAGTTTTTGTCTTGCATTTAACCTgttagtttttctttgttatagatttttttcttttttttaaaaataccccTTGTAGCTTTTGTCATTCTTACTGTGAATTTATTAACCATTTgttcatgtaaatatgtgaaaCTCTTTTGCACAGAGACTCAAAAATGGCTTTCTATATCATTCAAACTACCTGCATAAAATGGTTTTATGGAACTCTAAAtgaccaaaatattaatttattcattaccACAGCTTTGCTCATAGCTATGCTTTTCATTCACAAATGTAATTGGAGTAATAAATGTCCTGCTTTTGGCTACTTTCATGCACAATATCAATAGAATTAATCTGATTTGGGATTTTCTACATAGCAAGTGTGCCCATGTTATGGCTGTTGCCCCCAACCTGactgtcagccattttaataggaacacctgtacaccaggCTACTTGCCAGAATTACACTAAGCTATATAGTAAATGTGGGCCTATAATATGGTTCACTTGGGCGTCCAATGACTCAACCATTACTATTGTAAAGGAGCACAAGGTTGAACGACATGTACTGAAGAACTTATTACTTCCTGGTGTAGTAGCACAACATCTCAtttaattattcaatcagccaatcatgtggcagcagcccagcacataaaatcattcagatacaggtcaagagcttcattcatgttcatatcaatcatcagaattgtgggggaaaaaatctgatcTTGGTGACATTTAccatgacatggttgttggtgccaggtggGCTGGTTTAGGTATTTCCGAAACTGCTGATAAGAATCTGTCAGAAACTGTCAGATAGGAACGACTTgttctgagctgacaggaaggctatgatacctgaaataaccactctttacaactgtggtgagcaaaaaagcagTTCAGAATGCTGTAACCTTGAGAAGaacacatcgggttccactcctgtcagtcaagaacaggaatctgagactaccgagggcacagactcacagacgctggacagttaaagatttggaaaaaaaattggccAGTTTCCAcatttgatgtgaactttaactgaaacTTTTGTCCTGTATCTGCAAGGGTTTATACACTGCACTACTGCCATATGATTGGATGTGAACGTGTAGAGAGGGGGCACAGTGGATTATTGGTCAACACTGTTACCTCGCACTTCTGGGGTtggggggtttgaatcctgcctctgccctgtgtgtgtggagtttgcatgtgctccccatgcttcgggggttttctctgggtacgctgggtttcctcccctaatccaaagacatgcactatAGGCTGaatggcatttccaaattgtctgtagtgtgtgagattgtggCCTGTGATAGGGTGTACCTGCCtcgtgccccaagttcccttggataggctccaggctcccccatgaccctgtgtacgataagtggtacagaaaatggctggctggatggatgaatgTGTATATTGAAGTATTAAAGTTGGTGCAGCTATATATTACTTGtcctttgcaaaaaaaaataaataaataaataaaaatttaatgaCATAAGGAAAAATCTCTCATTTTAACCCATCCCCAGATTtctttaataatgcattatattatCTGTTAGCTctagcgtgtatgtgtgtgtgtgtaatagcacAGTATCCGGTGAATCGATTCACCCTCCAAAGCCCGTGTGCTCCGAGTCATTCAGTGTCATTTGGAGACTGTGATGTCCGACAGCAgggctgcacacacaccacccgTCATGTCTGCTCCAAATTCCCCATCATCCTCACCGTCCATTCAGATATGCAGGTAAGATGTAAGCAGGCTGACTCTTGCTAAAGGCTCGGCTTTTCTCACTGCTTATAGACCGCATCGCATCTTTCAGGCAACCAGACTAGCGTCGCAACACGtcgcgtgcgtgcgcgcgcgcgcggcCCCGGTAATCCCCGCTGTTTAGCTGTAACAGACAGATCACATAACAATCCAGTGTCTCTACCGCGCTCTGTGCATGTCTGAAATAagaataatcatcatcattattattataaccatAAAAGCTAGGATTACTACCAGTGAGCATTGCGTTCCGGTCGTATGGCTTTACAGGAAGCATTAGTTATCGGATGCCGGCGTATTTTGACGCCTCCTGTTTATGTAGCATGTGATGACCTGAACACACATGATGCTGAGAAAGAGCCTACAAGGTTATTCAGAGGTCATCAGGGCTATAGCAGGACTGAATAACACCGCATCCGGATATAAGGTGTAAAGCTGCGTGGCGCACGAGCGTGTTGAGCTATGCATGTGCATAATGTCAGTGTTCAAAGCTTGGGTTTTAGCGGCTAGCTATGTGTTCCGGAATGAATGTTTTatgacaggaaaaaaacactatatGACATCAAATCTACATagaataatttcataattccaGCTTTAACAACTGAGAAAAGGCCATTAGAAATTAGTTGGCGCGTTATTTACCGGCCATTCTCTGCCCGGCTTCCGGCCCTCTAGTGGCAGCCAGGTGTAACTACACTCATTACAGACGTAAGAGCAACGTCATCACGTAAACTCACGGCTGAATTCCAAATAGGATTGTACTCCCTATATGCACGCGCTACATCCTGCTTACAGTGATGGCTCTCTTACGACCTATGTAGTGCACATATATAGTAAATAGAGAGCCATTTAGGATTGAGCCCACGTGTCAACACACATGAACATGTTTCGTCTTCCTTTAGGGACAATGTCGAGGGGTTTGGCGCTTGTCACATCCAGGTATGTAAACTTGCATGTTTAGAGTACAGTGGAAGCGCCTAAAGCCTACAGGAAGGCGCGACTGGTTGCTCTGCGGAAGTGAACCGTATGCTATGCGGAAGTATTCGACGTGTATGGAACTGCACGACACTGCCCCCATTAAAGATATCTATAAGAACTTTCTTGAAATAGGGGAAATAATAAATCCGGACCACCTCGTTAATGTCGTAAAGCAGTTTTTACAtattctgtctatctatctatctatctatctatctatacaccgatcagccataacattaaaaccccctgcctcttccccaggtaagtaacacacacgcacccggccgtccacatgaggTCAAAGAAAACGtcattcatcagaccaggccaccttcttccattgctccatggtccatttctgatgctcacgtgcccattgttgGTGCTTTCGCTGGTGGATAGGGGTCACattgggcactctgaccggtctgtggctacgcagccccatatgcagcaagcaagtgtgttctgacacctttctattatagccagctttaactttttcagcaatttatgctatagtagctcttctgtgggatcagaccagacgggctagccttcgctccctaTGTGCGAGCTATGAGctttgggcgcccatgaccctgtcaccggttcaacggttgtccttccttggaccacttttggtaggtactaaccactgcataccgggaacaccccacaagacctgccatgttggagatgctctgacccagttgtctagctatcacaatttggcccttgttaaagttgctcagatccttatgcttgcccattttttccaACACACAatctttgagaactgactgttcacttgctgcctaatacatcccaccccttgacaggtgctactgtaatgagataatcaatgttattcacttcacctgtcagtggttttaatgttatggctgatcggtgtacatatatataagtCTAGGTGTCTTAATTGTAGAGATGGACAGCTCTGCCTCTCCATGAAGGATACACCATTTGTGTCTTGAAGGTTACTTCAAAATGGAATCGTTTTCTGTGGTGTAGCAGCTGAGAAATGGACCCTAGCTTGGCCTCACCTTTATGGGTTATTCGGTTTGTCCCTCTGGTGGAAGTCGTACAAGTTCTATCTAGTATCATGTGACACATGGTTTGTAACAAATCTAAGTTTCAAAAACTAGAACCATTAACTATGACAAAAGCCTTTTGTTCCTAAGAGTGCTCTGTTAGACAAAAAGTTCTCCCAGTTCTCCATTTTTATTCTGCACACTTACTAACACACATGACTGGGAGGCCAATCTGCACTCTTTCAGTGTATATTATGTGACTTTTATGAGTTTTATGGGACTGGAAGAGAATATGAACTATGGACTTATGGCATTATGGTCTCTAAATGTGCAACCGTGACGCATGATTTGCAACAAAGGGACTCAAAGTTATACACTttgcatttatacatttatacattttgttaTACAGTTTGCCTGGCAAAGTGAAAGGAAGCTTTGCAAAttgtgaaaacagaaatgaaagataGACTGAAAATGTGAACCATTCGCTACTGCAAAGCTGTCCAATTATAAGGTTATGTGCTTCACTTAATAGTACAACAGCCATCATGTGAAAGAGAGTTTACAACCTGACCATTGTTTACAGCTTGACCATTTAGCAATGGCTATCATGTAGCAAGGCTTTTGGGTCCCTGCAGGACTAGTAGTTAGGCCTCTGTGCTCTCTCACCGCTGCGGCTAGGGGTTCAACTCCCAGCCcggggaaccaaccccagcactccaagtgctggtcccaagcctggataaaattggggagggttgcatcaggaggggcatctggcataaaaactgtgccaaatcaaatatgtggaccgatgatccactgtggcgactcctaacaggagcagccgaaagaataAGAACAACAACATCGTGTAGAAAGGCTTTTGGAAAACTATACCTGAAGTTGGGGCACTGATCTAACACCTGCCAGATTTATAAAAGTTTcagtaatgctgattttcttttgtACTCATGTTTGTATGTTGATAAATACCAAACAGCCGTAAATGACAAAGTGCGTTCACGCGGCCCATTTGCGTTTAGTGACCCCCACCCCATAAAACTCCATCAAAGCtcggcaaagctcacagagctgaaaaacaccaaaatgaCTAAATGGTAAAAGAGGCCTACTAAGGTCCAGttatgcagctcagccattaaAGCGTGTTGGCtcccatagacacacactaacacttcaTCCTTTTATAGGACAGAATTACTTTTTTGTAACTGAATgcctagtcttatttgtcttaatttgtggatttgttttggtCTTTAATGTGAAAGTTTCACAAAttgttcattaaatttgtgcatgcagttgaaataaatcagtaattTTAAACTTTGCAACATAATCTGTGTATTAAATTGCAATAACTATGGCCAATTATGCAATTTGAACCTTATCAATCAAGGTTCACAGTAGTGCGTC
It contains:
- the LOC113533405 gene encoding transcription factor HES-2-like, whose product is MTPAVSFPPRGASTVAMRKEASELRKTLKPLMEKRRRARINDCLSQLKNLILPLMGKDNCRYSKLEKADILEMTVKFLTDVPQTPINDAADSYREGYEACLQRVSALLPRTSLDRETCARVHDFIQQSLRSSSPACRTCSARTSSALSPIQHERLLSRKWIDITRREKRASVTAERAQDAPQVAAQPVWRPW